The sequence GTGAACAGGACCTCGGCCCCGAGCATGACCAGGCCGATCTTGATGAAGAACTCGGTCTTGACCGCGGTCTTGAGCCACTCGGGCACGCCGATCGTGTTGCTTATAAGCAATCCGAAGATAAGAGCCCAGAAAACGACCTCGAGGCCGTAATAGCTGATAATATCATTGCCGGCGATGAAAAAGGCGAGCGCCGACAGAATGAAGATTATGGGGAAACCTCCGGCGAACTTTCCGGCCGGCAGGCCCATCAGGAGCATGCCGATCATGCCGAGCACCCAGAGTCCGGCCAGCAGATACAGGGCAGGCAGCATGTTCTGCGCCGAGAATACCTTGCTCACCGTCGCACCGGCCGTTCCGGCGATATCCTTGCCGAGCTTTTCGCCCTTCTTCTTGAGATCGCCGTCCTTCGCGCCCTTCGCGGCCGCTTCGAATTTCTTCGCGGCTTCGCCGATGGCCTTCCGGTCCTTGGCGTCAAGCGCCGTTTTCAACGCTTTGGCTTCGGTTGCCAGCGCATCCTCTTTCTTGGTGTCGGCATCTTTTGCCAGCCCGTCCGCCTTGGGCGCCCACTTCTCGATTTTTTCCTGGAAAGACCCGTCGGTCACCCATTTCCACTTTGGAGACTGGAACGTGAGACCGACCATGAAGACGATCAGGACCAGGAATCCGATCCAGACCGACATCCAATCGTCGGATTTGATAAGGTTTTTCCACCGACTTTCGACTTTCTTATCGTCCATAAAGTACCCTCCTGGAATAGTTGAGCTTCATGAATACGAGTGTATGAGACTTGTTTGAGTCGTTGATTGACGTGATAAGCATGCTTATTTAATAGAACCCTCACCGGGAAATGCAAGTACTATTCACACGCAGCATCCTCCCGGGAATACGGCTACCCATTACCCACAAGTTAAAAACGCCCCCTATACCCCCGGCGGGGGGCAACGACATCTGCCAATGGTAGAAAATTGCATATTTTGCCGATTGCTGGAGTCCCCCTTCGGGGGATTTAGGGGGGCTCCTGAGGCAGTTTTTGTGATAGGGGTAATGGTCAAGGGAATACGGAGGGGCCGGGCCGGCGCCGATACGCTCCGTTCAGGCGCGGGGCAGGTACAGGCAGGATTAAATGTTGACACGTGTCCTTGGCGGCGGCGATAAATAGGGCCTGGACAATCATGATCATGAATGACGCCGCAGGAGCCTTGACCGGATCGATGGCCATCATTGCGAACAAGAAGCCGGGACCTGTACGGGACGTCACGGGCGGTCTTCACGGTTTATGTGGCTGCCCGGCGGGGAAAGCAGGTCCCGGGACATGATTCGATTCCGGCGCGGTTCGTTCGAAAAACCGTTATTGGAATTAATTCGTCATCCGTTTATTTCGCCGGTTCACTCGAGTCCTGTCCCGTAAATTCCTCAATGAACCGCAGGTGGTTGACGCAGCGTATTCCGCCAAAGTCGGGCGCGTCGTCGCCGCGAAAAATGAGCATCCCGGAAACGTTCCACGCCGCGGAGCGGGGCGACTCACGTTCGAGGGCGATGAGCTTCTTCAATCCCCTACAGATATATACTGTCAATATAAAATTGTAGATAATACCTCATTAACAACTCACCCCGCCGGAAGGCTCACCCTGATCGCCGTCCCCTTGCCCGGCGCGCTCGTCGCCTCGATGCTCCCCCCGTGCGCCTCGACGATCCGCTTGCACAGGTACAGGCCCAGGCCGTAGCCGCCGCGCTCGTGAGAGCGGGCCCGGTCGGCGCGGTAGAAGGGCTCGAAAATGAAGGGGAGGTCTTCCGGGCCGATGCCCGGGCCGCCGTCGCGCACCTCCACGACGATGGAATCCTCGTTATGCGAGATCGCGATCGAGATCGGGGGCCCGTCCGCCGGGGTGAACTTCACGGCGTTCTCGATGACGTTCCGGAACACGATGCCCAGGCGCTCCCTGTCGCCACGTACCGCGGGGGGAGGTGCGCCCTCCTGGCCCAACGCGTATCGGCCCCCCGCCGCCGTCGCCGCGGCCTCGCGGACCAGGGCGGAGATATCCACCGGTTCGCGCATAACGGCACCCGCCGGGTGGTCGAGCCGTTCGCTTTCAAGGAGCTCGCGGACCATGCCCTCGAGCACGTTCACATCATCGAGGATGCCGGCGCGCGCATTTGGATCGTCGATAAGTTCGCAGGCGAGGCGCAGCCGCGTGAGCGGCGAGCGGAGCTCGTGGCTCACGTCCAGGAGGAGCTGCTCACGTGAGCGGAGCATCCGCGCAATGGTCGTGTTCATGGAATTGAAGGAATCCGAGAGCGCGGCGAGCTCGTCGGCGCCGCGGACGGGGAGGGCATTGTCGAAATTTCCGCGCGCGGTTTCGCGCACCCCCCGGGCGATGAGCGTGAGGGGACCCAGGATGCGGCGTATCGCGAACCAGGTCCCGGCGAGCGCCGCGCACAGGAGCGCGATGAGCAGCAAGAGCGAGGCGTCGAACTCGTCGGGGGCGGCGTCCCCGCGCGGGACGAACACGAAGGTGTAGCCCTCCTTCTCGACGACGTAGACCATCCGACCGAGGTGAACGCCCGCCTTTCCCTCGCCGAACGGGCGCAGGCGTTCCAGGGTGCGCCGGTCGGCGGGGGTGCCGCCGGGGCTCGTCCACTCGACGCCCCTGCCGGAGATGCTTATATATAGAAGAAGATCGGATGCGCGCTTCTCGGCGACGCCCAGGTCGGGCGGGAGGCCGATATCGCGGACGAGGTACCCGATGTACGCGCTCATGTTGCGCGCGAAGACGGCACGGCCGCGGTAGGCGAAATGCGTGCGGAAGAACGCCCCCACGGCGAGGTTGATGACGACGCCCAGGAGCACGATGACGGCGAGTAGCCGCGCGAAGAGCGAGCCGCGGAGCTTTCGGAAGACGCCCTTTCTATCCATGTGCGCCCCCGTCCTCCCCGCCGATAAACATGTAGCCCGTGCCGCGCAGGGTCCGGAGAAAGCGCGGGGCCTTAGGATCGTCGCCCAGCTTCTGGCGCAGCCTGCTCACGAGCACATCGATGGACCGGTCGTAGGAATCGTCGTCCAATCCCTTCAACAGCTCGAATATGCGGTCGCGGTCGAGCGCGATCCCGGAATTGCGCGTAAAGACCGCGAGCGCGCCGAACTCCATGGCCGTGAGCTCCACGGGGTTACCGTCCACGTGCACCGCGCGGCTGTGGTAGTCGATCTCGAGCCCGGCGAAGCGCGCGATGCGCGATGATGCGCGGGGGGAGCTGCGCCGGAGCACGGACTGGATGCGCGCCACGAGCTCGCGCGGCTCGAAGGGCTTGGGAAGATAGTCGTCGGCGCCCATCTCGAGACCCACGACGCGGTCGGCGAGCTCGCCGCGGGCGGTGAGCATGATGACGGGGACGGTATGGGAGGCGCGTATCCGCCGGCACACCTCGAAGCCGTCCATGCCGGGAAGCATCACGTCGAGTATCACGAGGTCCGGGACGGCGTGCGCGATCTGGGCGAGCCCGTCCCCGGCGGTGTGGGCCGCGCGGCAGCGGAGCTCGAATTTCGCGAGGTACTCGGTGAGGAGACCGGCGAGCTTCTTGTCGTCGTCTATGATGAGAATGTCCCTGGGCATGGTCCCCCGGCGGCGTAAGAGTATCGGACCCCTCCCCGCCGTGAAAAGACAGCCGGAGGAGGGAGTCGTACCTTTCACGGGAATATAGGCATGTCCGGCGCGGGCTTCAAGGACTTTTTCGGGGGCCGGGGCGCGCGGGCGGGGCGAACCGTTACAAATAATATTGAAGATTCCTTGACACTAAGCGATATTAGTATTAATCGATGATCGACCCGGGCGGCACAATGAGCGCCCCGAAGAGGACATGCCCATAATGAGCACCGTCGCCATTTCCCGCGCCCGCCGCATACTGTACTTCGAATTCCCCATGGCGGACGATCCGTCCACGCCCGCGGGGCTTCCGCGGACCGTGCTGGAGCGCGCGCACGCGGCCGGGGCGCGCAACGCCGTGATCATTACCTCCGCGCCCGTCCATGCCGACCGCTACCGGGCGCTCACGGCCCTCCTGCGCCAGGAGGGGATCGCGGCATACTCCGACCATATCGAGGCGCTCGATATCGGCGGGTTCACCTCCATGCGCAACGCCGCCGACGACCTTCTCGCGTCCCTTCGGGATTCCAATACGCTCCTCATTTCCTACGGCCGCAGCCACGCGCCCACCGTGGTCGCCTGCGCCTACGTGGCCGCGGGGGTCGACGCACCGGGGGCGATCGACATGGCGCACTGCCTGCGCGGGGGCCGGAGGGCCCCGGACGAGGAGGGGGGGTATGTCTACCATTTCGGGGACTACCTGAACCTGAACCGGGGCGGGGAGGAGGCATGGGGGTCCGATACCCTTCGCGAAGTGACGCTCGATGTGCTCCAGGCGCCCGCACTGGGAGAGGAGCGTCTCACCCCCATCCTGGACGCGCTTCCGGCTGCACGAAGGCTCGTCCGCAAGGAGACGCCGGGCACCGATAAGGCGCCCGCGGGTAAAGAGGCTCTGACCCCTGTACCGGCGCCCGTCGTGGATGGGGCTCTGACCCCTGCGCCGGCACCCACCGCGCAAGAGGCTCTGACCCCTGCGGAAACCGCACTGTCATCCGCGGATGAGGGCATCCCCGAGGTACAGGCGGAGGAGGTGCCCGCCCCAAAGCGCAGGAAAGAGCGCCGGGTAAAGCAGGTGAAGCCTGCACGTCCGGTATCCCCGGCGCCGCTCCCGGCGAACGGGGCAGCGCATGCCGCACCCTTTTACCGCTCACTCCAGTTCAAGCTCATTTCAATCATCTCGATCATCATCGCGGTCTCGCTCTCGGGCATGATCTTCGTCGCGACCTACTTCTTCAGCCGTTACAACCGGATCCAGGTCGACGAGGCGAGCGTCAAACTCGCGGAGGTCCTCGCGCTCAAGGTCTCCTCGGACTTCGAGTCGATCATCAAGCGCGCGCGCCTCATCGACATCTCGGCCGCGCGCCCCGGCGCGGACCCGGCCGACTCGCCCATCCGCGGGGACCAGGACATCATGTTCGCCTCCACGGCGCAACGCTCCCCGGAGGGCGAGGGCGTGCGTTTCGACCGGCAGCTTTCCAACGACGATCTCCTCGCCCGGCTCCAGGTGACGCGTCCGGCGATCGAGGCGGCCGCGGCCGCGAACGGGAAGACCCTCGCGCGCTCGTTCACGGGTGAGCTTATCATACACAACGTCTCGCAGTCCTTCTCGGCGCCGGTGATGGCGCTGTGCATGCCCGAGGAGCGCGACCCGGCGGGGCGCGTGAATTCCATCATGATCTGTTTCGTGTCCCTCGCGAACATCCAGAAGGCGTTCGAGACCAGGGGCGACGTGACGCAGGCCTTCATGGTGAACGACCAGGGCGATATCATCGCGCACCCGGACGTGAACATCGTGGTCTCGGGCGGGAACTTCATAGACCTGCCCATCGTCAAGATGATGATGACCGGCAATTCCGTGAACGGCAAGACGCGCTACCGCGACGAGAACGGGGTGTTCCACATCGGGTCCTTCCAGAAGACGGGGATCGGGGCCTGCGGCGTCATCACCACGGTGGAGGAGCAGCGCGCGCTCGAAGAGGTCTACAACATCCAGCGCAGGAACATCTACCTCATGATCATCGTCCTCACCGTGGGGGTCATGGTCATATTCTATTTCGGGAAGTCGATCACGACCCCCATCGTGCGCCTGGTCGACGCGACCAAGCTTATCCGCGACGGGAACTACCAGGTGGACATACGCCCCACGACGCGCGACGAGATAGGCGAGCTCACGAGCTCCTTCATCGAGATGGGGCGGGGCCTGGAGGAGCGCGAGAAGATCAAGGCCGCGTTCGGGAAGTTCGTGAACAAGGAGATCGCCGAGGCGGCCATGCGCGGGGACCTGGCGCTGGGGGGCGAGCGCAAGAACGTCGCGGTGCTCTTTAGCGACATCCGGAGATTCACCGCGATCTCGGAAACGCTCGAGCCGGAGGAGGTCGTGGAATTCCTGAACGAGTACCTTTCGCGCATGGTGGGCTGCGTGAACGGGACGCACGGGGTCGTGGACAAGTTTATCGGCGACGCCATCATGGCCATCTGGGGCACGCCTGTGTCCCACGGGAACGACACCGTGAACGCGCTCGACTGCGCGCTCATGATGCGCCGCGAGCTCATCGAGTACAATCTGACGCGCGGCACGGACCACAAGCCCATCATTTCGATCGGCTGCGGCATCAACACGGGTCCGGTGCTCGCGGGGCAGATAGGCTCCCAGGACCGCATGGAATACACGGTGATAGGCGACACCGTGAATCTCGCCTCGCGCATCGAGGCGCTCAACAAGCCCTTCGGCACCGACATCCTGGTCTCCCAGGACGCTTATGAGATAGTAAAGGACACCTACGCCGTGGAGCGCATGCAGAAGATCCGCGTGAAGGGAAAAGAGGAACCGCAGCAGATATACGCCGTGCTCGGCAGGCTGGACGATCCCGCGCGGCCCCAATCGGTTCTCGATCTCAGGGCGCTCCTTTCCATTAAACCCTACGCGGGCGGGCAGGGGCACGGCACGGACGAGGGCGAAGTGAAATATGAAATTCTTGAGTAGCACATTCCTGGTCCCCGCCGTGGGGCTCACGATCGTCGCGACCTTCTCGACGCTCTTCTACGTGGACCTCACCCGCGCCGTAACGTCCGGCGGCCAGGAGGAGGTGGGCACCATCACCTTCAAGCAGCGCGTCGCCCAGCGCAAGTACTCCACCCGCGTCGTGTGGGAGGAGGTCCAGCAGGCGAGCCCCGTGTACAACTACGACACCATTCGCACGGCCGACCTCTCCGAGGCCGTCGTGAAACTCAGGGACGGCACCGAGATCATGCTCGCCGAAAACAGCATGATCATGATCGCGATCGCGAAGGAATCCGTGAGCGTGGATTTCAACCAGGGGTCCATCAAGGCATCGCGCGGGGAGGGACTCTCCAAGTTGAACATCAAGAGCGCCGATTCCAATCTCACGCTCTCCGACGGGGACGTGAACCTCTTCAAGGGCCAGGGCAAGGAGCTCAACGTAGTTCTAAACAAGGGATCCGCGCTCCTGGCCGCGGGCGGAAAGGAAAGCACGATAGGCGAGAACCAGCGCGTGGTCGCCACGGACGAGGGCGTGCAGGTGTACAACCTCTCGATCCGGCTCGTAGCCCCCGCGCCGCAGAAGTACCTCTTCTCCGCCGCCGATTTCCAGAACGTCGTGTTCACCTGGGAGGCGGTGCCCCAGGGTTTCGACGTCTTCCTGGAGACCTCGCGGGACGCCGCGTTCGCCGTCCCGCTCGTCTCGCAGCCGGCGTTCGGGAACGCCGCGGCCCTCACGCTCCAGACGGGTTCATTCTACTGGCGCGTGCGCGCGGTGAACCGCGCGAACCGGAAGATGGAATATTCCGAGACCAGGAGGCTTTCCCTTATCAAGAATGAGCCGCTCTTCGTGATCATGCCCCAGGACGGCGCGCGCCTCAGCTACGTGAGCGTGCCCCCGCTCGTGAGCTTTAAGTGGACCAGGGGCGAGAACGATTCCGGGTACACCCTCGTCATGGGAAACGACCCGGCCCTCTCCGCGCCCCTGAAGACCATGAAGCTCGACGAGCCCGGGATCGCCGTCGACAAGCTCGCAGCGGGCGCCTGGTACTGGCGCGTTACGCGCAAGATCAATGTGGGCGGGGAGGGCTATGCGGACGACAGCCCCGTGCGCTCGTTCGTGATCGAGCGCTCGGAGAAGATGCCCGCGGTCGAGCTCATCTACCCGCCGGACGGCATGACGATGAACAAGATCGCGCTCGACCAGGAGCCCGTCACCTTCACCTGGCGCAAGAGCGGGGAGATACCCGAGTACATGGTCACGGTCGCGGAGGACCGTGAATTCAGCGACGTCGTGTTCACGGCGGCCAGTAAGGCCAATTTCCTCAAGATGCCCAGGGCGCTCGGCAAGGGGGCCTACTTCTGGCGCGTCGCGGGCGTATCGGGCGTGGACTCGGTGACCGCCCCCTCGCAGCCGCGCTCCCTGCAGGTCTCCGATTCGAACGTGATCGAGCTCGTGAGCCCGGCGGCGGGTCAGCGCATTCCGCCGCGCGAGAACGAGAACATCGCCTCCGCGAGCTTCATCTGGAAGAAGACCGACGTGCGGGGACGCTTCGCCCTGGAGATCGCGCGGGACGACGACTTCACCGCGAAATACCGGGAGGCGTCCGTGGACGGCTTCGCCGCGGTGTTCGCGGACCTTGAGCCGGGGGATTACTACTGGCGCGTGAAGCTTATCGACGAGGCGGGACGCGAGCTCATGAAGAGCGCCGCGCCGCCCTTCAAGGTGCTCGCCCAGCTCGCGGTCCCGGTCGCGGACTCGCCCAAGGGCGGCGACACCGTGGATATGAGCGATTCGGACAGCCTCGCCTTCAAGTGGCGCCCCATAGACGGCGCGACCGTCTACCGTGTCGCGCTCTTCCAGAGAAAGGCGGGGGCGCTCCAGAATATCTATGAAAAGGAGCTCTGGGCCCTGGAAACCAGCTTCACCGAGCTCGACAAGCTCGACGTGGGCGAGTTCTACTGGACCATCCAGGCCTTCGACGCGCCCGGCGGCATGCAGAATATTTTGCGCAAGAGCGTGATTTCGGGGTATAACTTCAAGATAACGCTCGCTAAGATGGAGACGATACCGAAGATCGAGGTTCCTAAGACGCTTTATACGGAATGAAGAGCCCCCTCCCCCTTGATGGGGGAGGACGGGTGGGGGTGGAAAGTTGTGTAGTGCAGAAAGCGCCTCACCCTCCCCCGGCCCCTCCCCTCAAGGGAGGGGCGAAAAGGAGGAGAGGCGGGGAATGAAGAGCCCCCTCCCCCTTGATGGGGGAGGACGGGTGGGGGTGGAAAGTTGTATAGTGCAGAAAGCGCCTTCACCCTCCCCCAGCCCCTCCCCTCAAGGGAGGGGGGTTGCGGCATTTGACGAATTGCATATCGATAACAGCATATATACATTATTAATATGAATATAAAGTCCAAATTCACACGCAGCCTCCTCCCGCTCATGATCGCCTTCGCGTTCATGCTGGTTCCCCACGCCTGGCCGGAGAGCGCGGCCGATATCGACCGGAAGACCGATGAGCTTGTCGCGAAAAAGGATTACGCGGCGGCGTACGCCCTGCTGAACGGCGTTTTGGAGAGGGACCCCGAAAACCGCGCGGTAAAGGAGAAGCTCGACGGCCTCTACAGGGAAAAATACATCACCGAACAGGAATACCAGACCGCGCTCAGGAGCAGGAAGTTCACCACAACCGGCAACGCGCCCAAGCTGCTTAAGCTTGAATGGAACGGAGTCCCCGGGGCGAAGAAATACTCGGTGCAGATCCAGGACCAGTCGGGAAAGACGCTCTTCGACGGCACCGTCAACGAGAGCGCCGTGGAGCGCGCGTTTGACCCGGGGCAGTACCGCATGCGTATCGGCGCGATAAACAAGTTCAACAAGATCGCCGGGTGGTCCGACTGGCAGGACGTCTCCGTCGTGAAGGGGCGTCCCCCGGGGATCGGTTTCTGGGGGAACCTGCATATCAGCGTCGCGGCCGGCATGCCGTATTATCGGCTCACGGGCGATTTCAGCAAATACCTGGGAAACAGCTACTCGGGGGCCAACCTGACCGGCCGCTTCGAAGGGGGAAAGGGCTTCTGGAAATACACGGGCCTCGAATTGGAAGGGGCCTACGTGACCATGAAGTACGCCGGCGCGCAGAAGAAGGTCCCCGACAACGGGACGCTCATGATGGGCGGGGGCGCGCTCCTCGTCCGCACGGCGTTCGACTTTCCCGTTAACCTTATCGCGCGCATGGGCGGCGGCATGTGCTCGTCCTCCTACGAGTACACGACGCTCATCATGCAGAAACAAACCTACACCTCGATGGACCCGTACCTCCGCGCGGGGGTATCGATAGAATACGCCTTCTACAGGCCGTT is a genomic window of Spirochaetota bacterium containing:
- a CDS encoding HAMP domain-containing histidine kinase; the protein is MDRKGVFRKLRGSLFARLLAVIVLLGVVINLAVGAFFRTHFAYRGRAVFARNMSAYIGYLVRDIGLPPDLGVAEKRASDLLLYISISGRGVEWTSPGGTPADRRTLERLRPFGEGKAGVHLGRMVYVVEKEGYTFVFVPRGDAAPDEFDASLLLLIALLCAALAGTWFAIRRILGPLTLIARGVRETARGNFDNALPVRGADELAALSDSFNSMNTTIARMLRSREQLLLDVSHELRSPLTRLRLACELIDDPNARAGILDDVNVLEGMVRELLESERLDHPAGAVMREPVDISALVREAAATAAGGRYALGQEGAPPPAVRGDRERLGIVFRNVIENAVKFTPADGPPISIAISHNEDSIVVEVRDGGPGIGPEDLPFIFEPFYRADRARSHERGGYGLGLYLCKRIVEAHGGSIEATSAPGKGTAIRVSLPAG
- a CDS encoding response regulator transcription factor — its product is MPRDILIIDDDKKLAGLLTEYLAKFELRCRAAHTAGDGLAQIAHAVPDLVILDVMLPGMDGFEVCRRIRASHTVPVIMLTARGELADRVVGLEMGADDYLPKPFEPRELVARIQSVLRRSSPRASSRIARFAGLEIDYHSRAVHVDGNPVELTAMEFGALAVFTRNSGIALDRDRIFELLKGLDDDSYDRSIDVLVSRLRQKLGDDPKAPRFLRTLRGTGYMFIGGEDGGAHG
- a CDS encoding HAMP domain-containing protein, with protein sequence MPIMSTVAISRARRILYFEFPMADDPSTPAGLPRTVLERAHAAGARNAVIITSAPVHADRYRALTALLRQEGIAAYSDHIEALDIGGFTSMRNAADDLLASLRDSNTLLISYGRSHAPTVVACAYVAAGVDAPGAIDMAHCLRGGRRAPDEEGGYVYHFGDYLNLNRGGEEAWGSDTLREVTLDVLQAPALGEERLTPILDALPAARRLVRKETPGTDKAPAGKEALTPVPAPVVDGALTPAPAPTAQEALTPAETALSSADEGIPEVQAEEVPAPKRRKERRVKQVKPARPVSPAPLPANGAAHAAPFYRSLQFKLISIISIIIAVSLSGMIFVATYFFSRYNRIQVDEASVKLAEVLALKVSSDFESIIKRARLIDISAARPGADPADSPIRGDQDIMFASTAQRSPEGEGVRFDRQLSNDDLLARLQVTRPAIEAAAAANGKTLARSFTGELIIHNVSQSFSAPVMALCMPEERDPAGRVNSIMICFVSLANIQKAFETRGDVTQAFMVNDQGDIIAHPDVNIVVSGGNFIDLPIVKMMMTGNSVNGKTRYRDENGVFHIGSFQKTGIGACGVITTVEEQRALEEVYNIQRRNIYLMIIVLTVGVMVIFYFGKSITTPIVRLVDATKLIRDGNYQVDIRPTTRDEIGELTSSFIEMGRGLEEREKIKAAFGKFVNKEIAEAAMRGDLALGGERKNVAVLFSDIRRFTAISETLEPEEVVEFLNEYLSRMVGCVNGTHGVVDKFIGDAIMAIWGTPVSHGNDTVNALDCALMMRRELIEYNLTRGTDHKPIISIGCGINTGPVLAGQIGSQDRMEYTVIGDTVNLASRIEALNKPFGTDILVSQDAYEIVKDTYAVERMQKIRVKGKEEPQQIYAVLGRLDDPARPQSVLDLRALLSIKPYAGGQGHGTDEGEVKYEILE